The Mauremys mutica isolate MM-2020 ecotype Southern chromosome 1, ASM2049712v1, whole genome shotgun sequence genome has a segment encoding these proteins:
- the LOC123362695 gene encoding olfactory receptor 52R1-like → MSDSNTTDFTNPSTFILLGIPGLEVAHVWISIPFCIMYAIAVLGNFTILFVVKKELSLRAPMYYFLSMLAITDLVLSTSTLPKMLSIFWFNSREINFSACLTQMYFIHCFTVMESGILVAMALDRYVAICHPLRHSTILANPVVAKIGLAMVLRGGMLVLPYPILTRQWPCCKSNIIHDTYCTHIAVVKLACADTHISSYYGLFELFCVRGLDMFFIAVSYTQILRAIFSLPTKDARIKTFGTCSSHLCSILAFYIPSLFSSLAYRFGLNVALHFRVLIGNVSLLVPPVLNPIIYGVRTKQIRDRLLRLFTHKDI, encoded by the coding sequence atgtcagattccaacacaactgacttcaccaacccctccaccttcatcctgctggggattcctggcctggaggtagcccacgtctggatctccatccccttctgcatcaTGTACGCCATAGCCGTCTTGGgaaacttcaccatcctgttcgtAGTGAAGAAGGAGCTGAGCCTCCGTGcccccatgtactatttcctctccATGCTGGCCATCACTGACCTGGTCCTGTCTACATCCACgctgcccaaaatgctgagcatcttctggttcaattccagggagatcaatttcagtgcctgcctcacccagatgtatttcattcactgcttcacagtgatggagtctgggatcCTCGTAGCCATGGCTCtggatcgctatgtggccatctgccaccccctgagacattccaccatcctggcaAACCCCGTTGTGGCCAAGATTGGCCTGGCCATGGTGCTGCGCGGTGGCATGCTCGTACTGCCCTATCCCATCCTGACGAGGCAGTGGCCATGTTGCAAAAGCAACATCATCCACGACACATACTGCACGCACATAGCCGTGGTAAAGCTGGCTTGCGCCGATACCCACATCAGTAGTTACTACGGCCTCTTTGAGCTATTCTGTGTAAGGGGTCTGGATATGTTTTTTATTGCTGTATCCTACACCcaaatcctcagggccatcttcagcctccccacaaaggacgcccggatcaagacttttgggacctgcagctcccatctcTGTTCCatcttagccttttacatcccaagcctcttctcctccctcgCATACCGGTTTGGCCTGAATGTGGCCCTGCATTTCCGTGTTCTCATTGGCAACGTGAGCCTCCTGGTGCCCCCCgtgctaaaccccatcatctatggggtgaggacgaaacagatccgggacaggctgctccggctctttactcataaagaCATTTGA